Genomic window (Streptomyces sp. NBC_00078):
GGCTCACGCTCGCCGGGCAGAACTCCCCCTTCGACCTCGCCGCGTTCGGCGAGACGGAGCCGCGTCCCGGGGACGACGTCGTCCAGTTGGCGGACGCCACCCGCGGCACCTACCGCAAGGTCGTCGTCCGCGACGACCGCCTGGTCGGCGGAGTCCTCGTCGGCGAACTCGGCACCGTCGGCGCGCTCGCCCGCGCCTGGGAGGGAGCAGAGCCGCTCCCCGACGACGGTCCACTGCTCCACCTGCTCACCAACGATGGAGGCTCCTGATGACCGCCACCCTGGGGGCCACCCCCACGATCGTGCTCGTCGGCCACGGCATGGTCGGCCAGCGCTTCCTCGAAGCGCTCGCCGAACGCGGCCTGACCGCCACGCACCGCGTGGTCGTCCTGTGCGAGGAGCCGCGTCCCGCCTACGACCGCGTGCAGCTCACCTCGTACTTCTCCGGGAAGACACCCGAGGAACTCTCCATGACCGACATGGAGTTCATCGCCGACCACGGCATCGAGCTGTACGTCGGCGACCCGGCGGAGACGATCGACCGTGCGGCGAAGAACGTCACGGCCAGGTCCGGCCAGGTCTTCGCGTACGACACCCTCGTCCTCGCCACCGGTTCGTACCCCTTCGTACCGCCCGTCCCGAACAAGGACGCCGAGGGCTGCTTCGTCTACCGCACCATCGAGGACCTCCTCGCGATCGAGGAGTACGCGAAGACCCGCACCACCGGTGCCGTGGTCGGCGGCGGTCTGCTCGGCCTGGAGGCGGCCGGTGCGCTGAAGGGGCTCGGACTCACCTCCCACATCGTGGAGTTCGCGCCGCGTCTGATGCCCGTGCAGGTCGACGAGGGCGGCGGCGCCGCGCTCCTGCGCACCATCGAGGACATGGGCCTGTCGGTCCACACCGGTGTGGGCACGCAGGAGATCGTGGTCGACGAGGCCGGCGCCGTCACCGGTATGAAGCTCTCCGACGGTTCCGAACTCGCCACCGACCTGGTGGTGTTCAGCGCCGGTGTCCGCCCCCGCGACCAGCTGGCCCGCGACTGCGGTCTGACGGTCGGCGAGCGCGGCGGCATCACCGTCGACGAGCAGTGCCGTACGGTCGCCGACCCGCATGTCTTCGCGATCGGCGAGTGCGCGCTGGCCTCCGACGGCCGGGTGTACGGCCTGGTGGCACCCGGTTACGAGCAGGCGGAGACGGTGGCGGCGACCATCGCCTCCGACGAAGCCGCCTTCGTGGGCGCCGACCTGTCGACCAAGCTGAAGCTGCTCGGCGTGGACGTGGCGTCCTTCGGCGACGCGCACGGCACCACCGACGACTGTCTGGACGTCGTCTACTCCGACTCCCGCGCGGGCCTGTACAAGAAGCTGGTCATCGGCCGTGACGGCACGCTGCTCGGCGGCATCCTGGTCGGAGACGCGGACGCCTACGGCACGCTGAAGGCGTTCACCGGCTCCATTCCGCCCGTCTCGCCCGAGTCGCTGGTGCTGCCCGCCGGTGCCGGCGAGTCCGTCCAGCTCGGCCCGTCGGCGCTGCCGGACGAGGCGATCATCTGCTCCTGCCACAACGTCAGCAAGGGCACCATCCGCGGCGCGGTGACGGAGCACTCCTGCACCACCGTGCCCGACGTGAAGAAGTGCACCAAGGCCGGTACGGGCTGCGGCAGTTGTGTCAAGGTCCTCGGCCAGCTCGTCACCGCCGAGCTGGAGGCGAGCGGCGTCGAGGTCGACAAGGGCCTGTGCGGCTGCTTCTCGCAGACCCGCGAGGAGCTCTACGAGATCGTCCTCGCCCTGCGCGTCAACACCTACCGGGACCTGCTGGACCGCTACGGCCGTGAGGAGGCCAGGAGCGGTGACGGCTGCGAGGTCTGCAAGCCGGCGGTCGGCTCGATCATCGCCTCCCTCGCCCCGACGATCGGCGCGAGCGGCTATGTCCTGGACGGCGAGCAGGCGGCCCTGCAGGACAGCAACGACCACTTCCTGGCCAACCTGCAGAAGAACGGCTCGTACTCGGTCGTCCCGCGCATCCCCGGCGGTGAGATCACCCCCGAGGGCCTGATCGTGATCGGCGAGATCGCCCGCGACTTCGGCCTCTACACGAAGATCACGGGTGGTCAGCGGATCGACATGTTCGGCGCGCGGGTCGAGCAACTCCCGCTGATCTGGATGCGGTTGGTGGACGCCGGCTTCGAGTCCGGCCACGCCTACGGCAAGGCGCTGCGCACGGTGAAGTCCTGCGTGGGCCAGACCTGGTGCCGCTACGGCGTCCAGGACTCCGTGCGCATGGCGATCGACCTGGAGCTGCGCTACCGGGGCCTGCGCTCCCCGCACAAGCTCAAGTCGGCGGTCTCCGGCTGCGCCCGCGAGTGCGCCGAGGCCCAGTCGAAGGACTTCGGCGTCATCGCCACTTCCAACGGCTGGAACCTGTACGTCGGCGGCAACGGCGGCGCGACCCCGCGCCACGCCGACCTGCTCGCGCAGGACCTCACCGACGCCGAACTGGTCCGCCTCATCGACCGGTTCCTGATGTTCTACATCCGCACCGCCGACCGCCTGGAGCGCACCTCGACCTGGCTGGAGCGCATCCCCGGCGGCCTGAGCCACGTGCGCGACGTGGTGGTGGAGGACTCCCTCGGCATCTGCGAGGAGCTGGAGTCCCTGATGGCGGACCACGTGGCGAACTACGCCGACGAGTGGGCCACCACCATCAACAACCCGGAGAAGCTCGCCCGGTTCGTGTCCTTCGTGAACGCGCCCGACACCCCCGACCCGGTCGTCGGCTTCGTCCCGGAGCGCGACCAGATCAAGCCCGACCTGCCGCTGCTCACCATCGGCCACCGTCCCCTGGAAGGAAGCGCCCAGCGATGACCCTGGCACCCGAGACGACCGAACTGAAGATTCAACTCCAGCTGGACAACGGCTGGTTGACGGTCTGCGACCTCACCGAGCTGATCCCCGGCCGAGGCGTGGCCGCGCTTCTGCCCGACGGCCGCCAGGCCGCCCTCTTCCGCGATCGCGGCGGCAAGGTCTACGCCATCGACAACCGCGACCCCTTCGGTGGCGCGGCGGTCCTCTCCCGCGGCCTGACCGGCACCCACCAGGGCCGCCCCTTCGTCGCCTCGCCCCTGCTGAAGCAGCGGTTCGACCTGACCTCCGGGGAGTGCCTGGACGACGAGTCGGTACGGGTGGCGACGTACGAGGTACGAACCAGCTGACTCACGCTCACACCTTCAGGCCGGCGTAGGTCACGCCCGTCAGCTGCTCGGACGCGGCCCACAGCAGTTCCCCCGCCCGGTCGTCGAGCGTCCACGGTGCCCGCCACGAGGGCGCCGGCGCGCCGCGCCACATCATGAACGACGGTCCGTTGAAGGAGTCGGGCCGCACGTCGGGGGCGGTCGCCGCGTACAGCGTGCTCAGTGCGCCGGCCTCCGCCGACTGCGCGAGGACCCGGTTGCCGATCTCCATCACCCGCCCGGCGAGCCGGCGCCCCTCCATCCGGGGTGCGGTGCCCTGCAGATTGGTGGCCGCGTATCCGGGGTGGGCCGCGGCCGCCACCACGTCCGCACCCTGTGCCGCCAGCCTGCGTGCCAGCTCGTGCGTGAAGAGAAGGTTGGCGGTCTTGGAGCGGGCGTAGGCGATCCAACGCCGGTAGCGGCGCTCGCTGTTGAGGTCGTCGATGTCGATGTTGGCCATGGCGTGCGCCTCGCTGGAGACGGTCACGACACGTGCTCCGGGCGTGCCGAGCAGCACGGGCAACAGCAGACCGGTCAGGGCGAAGTGCCCCAGATGGTTGACCCCGAACTGCGTCTCGAACCCGTCCGCGGTCGTCCCGTACGGCAACGCCATCACCCCGGCGTTGTTGACGAGCAGATCGAGCCGCTCGTGACGGAACCGGTCCGCGAACTCCCGTACGGAACCCAGGTCTCCGAGGTCGAGCCGGGCGAACTCCGCGACCGCACCCGGCACTTCGCCCACGATCCGATCGGCCGCCGCGCTCCCCCGCACCTCGCTGCGGCACGCGAGCACCACCCGCGCCCCCTTGCGCGCCAGCTCCCGCGCGACGACGTACCCGAGCCCGCTGTTGGCCCCGGTGACGACGGCGACCCGGCCGCTCTGGTCAGGAACGGCCTTCTCGTCCCAGCCGGACATGGCGACTCCCTCCGCGAACGGGTGAATGCCCAGCGTACGAGACGAGGCCCGCCGCCCGGACGACGCAAGAGGGCGGCACCCCCGCACGGGTGCCGCCCTCTCTTGGTGATCCGGAACCGCCGCCCATCGGTGTTGAGGGTCGGGGACGGGCGGCGGCTCCGGGGTTCAGTGGCCGCAAGGCCGGCCGGTGACCTTAGGGCCGGCCGGTGACCGTCGGGTCAGCGGTGGTCGCTGCCCGTCGACTGTGTGGCCGCGCGGCCCGCCTCCAGGCGCGCCACCGGGATCCGGAACGGCGAGCAGGAGACGTAGTCCAGACCCACCTCGTGGAAGAAGTGGACCGACTCCGGGTCACCGCCGTGCTCGCCGCACACGCCGAGCTTCAGGTCGGGGCGGGTCTCACGGCCCGCCTTCA
Coding sequences:
- the nirB gene encoding nitrite reductase large subunit NirB; its protein translation is MTATLGATPTIVLVGHGMVGQRFLEALAERGLTATHRVVVLCEEPRPAYDRVQLTSYFSGKTPEELSMTDMEFIADHGIELYVGDPAETIDRAAKNVTARSGQVFAYDTLVLATGSYPFVPPVPNKDAEGCFVYRTIEDLLAIEEYAKTRTTGAVVGGGLLGLEAAGALKGLGLTSHIVEFAPRLMPVQVDEGGGAALLRTIEDMGLSVHTGVGTQEIVVDEAGAVTGMKLSDGSELATDLVVFSAGVRPRDQLARDCGLTVGERGGITVDEQCRTVADPHVFAIGECALASDGRVYGLVAPGYEQAETVAATIASDEAAFVGADLSTKLKLLGVDVASFGDAHGTTDDCLDVVYSDSRAGLYKKLVIGRDGTLLGGILVGDADAYGTLKAFTGSIPPVSPESLVLPAGAGESVQLGPSALPDEAIICSCHNVSKGTIRGAVTEHSCTTVPDVKKCTKAGTGCGSCVKVLGQLVTAELEASGVEVDKGLCGCFSQTREELYEIVLALRVNTYRDLLDRYGREEARSGDGCEVCKPAVGSIIASLAPTIGASGYVLDGEQAALQDSNDHFLANLQKNGSYSVVPRIPGGEITPEGLIVIGEIARDFGLYTKITGGQRIDMFGARVEQLPLIWMRLVDAGFESGHAYGKALRTVKSCVGQTWCRYGVQDSVRMAIDLELRYRGLRSPHKLKSAVSGCARECAEAQSKDFGVIATSNGWNLYVGGNGGATPRHADLLAQDLTDAELVRLIDRFLMFYIRTADRLERTSTWLERIPGGLSHVRDVVVEDSLGICEELESLMADHVANYADEWATTINNPEKLARFVSFVNAPDTPDPVVGFVPERDQIKPDLPLLTIGHRPLEGSAQR
- the nirD gene encoding nitrite reductase small subunit NirD is translated as MTLAPETTELKIQLQLDNGWLTVCDLTELIPGRGVAALLPDGRQAALFRDRGGKVYAIDNRDPFGGAAVLSRGLTGTHQGRPFVASPLLKQRFDLTSGECLDDESVRVATYEVRTS
- a CDS encoding oxidoreductase, which encodes MSGWDEKAVPDQSGRVAVVTGANSGLGYVVARELARKGARVVLACRSEVRGSAAADRIVGEVPGAVAEFARLDLGDLGSVREFADRFRHERLDLLVNNAGVMALPYGTTADGFETQFGVNHLGHFALTGLLLPVLLGTPGARVVTVSSEAHAMANIDIDDLNSERRYRRWIAYARSKTANLLFTHELARRLAAQGADVVAAAAHPGYAATNLQGTAPRMEGRRLAGRVMEIGNRVLAQSAEAGALSTLYAATAPDVRPDSFNGPSFMMWRGAPAPSWRAPWTLDDRAGELLWAASEQLTGVTYAGLKV